A section of the Ruania halotolerans genome encodes:
- a CDS encoding DNA polymerase Y family protein, with protein MSAAVPESRPAIPQRSVQNEAATRLAVLWVPDWPVAAAVIEGVVSAHEPVAIHDARGIVAASARARAEGVRRGMRRRSAQALCPELILVPIDEGRDVRAFEPVVQAVEEEVPQVQVTRPGMVVLAAGGPSRYLGSEEAVAEALIDAAADAGAEAQVGIADGQLAALLAARESVIVSPGRSAAFLTDRDIRDLVHVTTTRQARAEMTEFTGVLRRLGIFTLGGLAAMRSGQVASRFGSLGDRARRLALGLDGAPPSGRRGEPELTSAAELDPPAGRMDTAAFAARRLAEDLQGRMMRRGVLCGRLRVRVRTEDGAELVRTWRIEGALTAAELTDRVRWQLDGWLSGRSGRAPSAALTHLEITAEEVSPAATVAEGLWGRVGRGERQAGRAALRVQGMLGEDGVLAPVLEGGRAPRDRVRLVAWGDEVSPLRDPNAPWPGQIPRPLPATVPAQPIPARVLDAAGEPVHVDARGTLSGRPARVEVAIPEVPGRFTVSRWAGPWPVHERWWTGGRPRHYLQVVGERGSALLLAGDGEQWWAEGIYD; from the coding sequence ATGAGTGCAGCAGTTCCCGAATCTCGGCCGGCGATACCGCAGCGCAGTGTGCAGAATGAGGCGGCCACGCGCCTAGCTGTGCTCTGGGTGCCGGACTGGCCAGTCGCGGCGGCGGTGATCGAAGGCGTGGTGAGCGCGCACGAGCCGGTGGCGATCCACGATGCACGGGGGATCGTCGCCGCCTCGGCACGGGCCCGCGCCGAGGGAGTACGGCGCGGAATGCGGCGCCGCAGCGCCCAGGCGCTCTGCCCTGAACTCATCCTCGTGCCGATCGATGAGGGGCGGGATGTGCGCGCGTTCGAGCCGGTGGTGCAGGCCGTGGAGGAGGAGGTGCCGCAGGTCCAGGTGACACGCCCTGGCATGGTTGTGCTCGCGGCTGGGGGGCCGAGCCGCTATCTCGGTTCCGAGGAGGCAGTGGCCGAGGCACTGATCGACGCCGCGGCCGATGCCGGTGCCGAAGCTCAGGTGGGGATCGCCGACGGTCAGCTTGCTGCGTTGCTCGCGGCTAGGGAGTCCGTGATCGTCTCGCCGGGGCGCTCCGCAGCATTCCTCACTGATCGGGATATCCGTGATCTCGTCCACGTCACCACGACTCGGCAAGCACGGGCAGAGATGACCGAGTTCACCGGAGTGCTGCGCCGGTTGGGGATATTCACCCTCGGCGGTCTGGCCGCGATGCGCTCGGGGCAGGTAGCCTCCCGGTTCGGCTCGCTGGGCGATCGGGCGCGCCGGTTGGCCCTCGGGTTGGATGGTGCACCGCCCTCGGGGCGCCGGGGGGAACCGGAACTGACCAGTGCTGCCGAGTTGGACCCGCCCGCGGGGCGGATGGACACGGCGGCGTTCGCCGCCCGGCGCCTTGCTGAGGATCTGCAGGGGCGGATGATGCGCCGCGGGGTGCTGTGCGGGCGGCTGCGGGTGCGGGTGCGTACCGAGGATGGCGCAGAGCTGGTGCGTACCTGGCGGATCGAGGGTGCGCTCACCGCTGCCGAGCTGACGGACCGGGTGCGCTGGCAGCTCGACGGGTGGCTCAGTGGCCGCAGCGGCCGGGCACCGAGTGCGGCACTGACCCATCTGGAGATCACGGCGGAAGAGGTCAGCCCCGCCGCCACTGTCGCTGAAGGTTTGTGGGGGCGAGTCGGGCGGGGGGAACGGCAGGCGGGCAGAGCTGCGCTGCGAGTGCAGGGGATGCTCGGCGAGGACGGTGTGCTGGCGCCGGTGCTGGAAGGTGGTCGCGCCCCACGGGACCGGGTGCGCCTGGTGGCCTGGGGGGACGAGGTGAGTCCGCTGCGTGACCCGAACGCACCGTGGCCGGGCCAGATCCCCAGGCCGCTGCCGGCCACAGTGCCTGCCCAACCGATCCCTGCGCGGGTGCTGGACGCCGCGGGGGAGCCGGTGCACGTCGACGCCCGAGGTACCTTGTCCGGCCGCCCGGCCCGGGTGGAGGTGGCTATTCCCGAGGTGCCCGGCCGGTTCACCGTCTCCCGGTGGGCCGGACCGTGGCCGGTGCACGAGCGATGGTGGACGGGAGGTCGCCCGCGGCACTACCTGCAGGTGGTCGGTGAGCGCGGGTCCGCCCTGCTGCTTGCCGGAGACGGAGAGCAGTGGTGGGCTGAAGGGATCTACGACTGA
- a CDS encoding DUF6318 family protein, giving the protein MARRAGVLALGMGLMLGACTPSDEEPSPTAEPTSESAPSSDEVTDEPTDERPEVDPPQRPAEMEEETVDGAIAAASYFVELYPYVYSSGDVTEWDALSDEGCEFCSNVRSSVSELHDSGGYSLGGETEIYATEGGGPYDEGVFDVELGVHFAASEWVHADGTRTSYEEGDKPAFSLSMAWRGGGWTVLGVLVDGDQA; this is encoded by the coding sequence ATGGCGCGGCGCGCTGGGGTGCTGGCGTTGGGCATGGGGTTGATGCTGGGGGCGTGTACGCCTTCGGATGAGGAGCCGTCGCCGACGGCGGAGCCCACCTCTGAGAGTGCACCGTCGAGTGACGAGGTGACGGACGAGCCAACGGATGAGCGTCCGGAGGTGGATCCGCCGCAGCGGCCTGCCGAGATGGAAGAGGAGACCGTTGACGGGGCGATTGCGGCGGCGTCGTACTTCGTGGAGCTCTATCCGTACGTGTACTCCAGTGGGGATGTGACGGAGTGGGACGCGCTCAGTGATGAGGGATGTGAGTTTTGCTCGAACGTCCGATCGTCGGTGTCAGAGCTGCACGACAGCGGTGGATACTCCCTCGGAGGTGAGACGGAGATTTATGCAACCGAGGGTGGAGGACCATACGACGAAGGTGTCTTCGATGTAGAACTCGGGGTGCATTTCGCTGCGTCGGAATGGGTCCATGCCGATGGCACGCGTACCTCTTATGAGGAAGGTGACAAGCCTGCATTCAGCCTCTCAATGGCCTGGCGAGGCGGAGGGTGGACAGTGCTCGGAGTGTTAGTGGATGGCGATCAGGCATGA
- a CDS encoding ClpP family protease, with product MSQYTIPSVIERTSSGERAADVYSRLLGDRIVFLGTEIDDGVANTVIAQLIHLESADPGGEINLYINSPGGSVTAMLAIYDTMRFVRAPIATICVGQAASSAAVLLAAGEPGRRGVLPHARVLLHPPSMGGRGAIPDLQIQAAEIARLRQEVDEVLSMHTGQSVAVLQEDTARDRIFTSEQAVAYGLVDEVVASRKDVRTA from the coding sequence ATGAGCCAGTACACGATTCCCAGCGTGATTGAACGCACCAGCAGCGGTGAACGCGCCGCCGATGTGTATTCCCGGTTGCTCGGTGACCGCATCGTCTTCCTCGGCACCGAGATCGACGATGGGGTTGCCAACACCGTCATTGCCCAGCTGATCCACCTCGAATCGGCCGATCCCGGTGGGGAGATCAACCTCTACATCAACTCTCCAGGTGGGTCGGTGACAGCGATGCTTGCCATCTACGACACCATGCGGTTCGTCCGTGCCCCGATCGCGACGATCTGCGTGGGGCAGGCGGCCTCCAGCGCCGCCGTGCTGCTCGCAGCAGGGGAGCCCGGACGACGGGGAGTGCTCCCGCACGCCCGGGTGCTGCTGCACCCGCCGTCGATGGGTGGGCGCGGGGCAATCCCGGACCTGCAGATCCAGGCGGCCGAGATCGCCCGGCTCCGCCAGGAGGTGGACGAGGTGCTGTCCATGCACACCGGGCAGAGTGTGGCGGTGCTTCAGGAGGACACTGCCAGGGATCGGATCTTCACCAGTGAGCAGGCGGTGGCCTACGGCCTGGTTGATGAGGTGGTGGCGAGCAGGAAGGACGTGCGGACTGCCTGA
- a CDS encoding helix-turn-helix domain-containing protein has protein sequence MGDLLQFPGNRRTARASHVRTDQPLTQGHPNPGHGLTPEGSPATAGRPATSDRPATAGDPATASRPTSRATDTSPRPLLWREAVGHELRCERHRQERHLTDVAHSAGISPQYLSEVERGRKEASSEILAAAAESLGLELATLTTRASHTLGSATPQLRAA, from the coding sequence ATGGGCGACCTTCTGCAGTTCCCCGGCAACCGGCGCACAGCGCGCGCCTCCCATGTCCGCACGGACCAACCCCTCACACAGGGCCACCCCAATCCGGGGCACGGTCTCACCCCAGAGGGCAGCCCCGCCACTGCAGGTCGTCCCGCTACTTCAGATCGTCCCGCCACTGCAGGTGATCCCGCTACGGCGAGTCGTCCCACCTCGCGCGCGACAGACACGTCACCACGACCGCTGCTCTGGCGCGAGGCAGTCGGGCACGAGCTTCGCTGCGAGCGTCACCGACAGGAACGGCATCTGACCGACGTCGCTCATTCCGCCGGGATCTCCCCGCAATACCTCTCCGAGGTGGAACGTGGCCGCAAAGAGGCCTCCTCGGAGATCCTCGCGGCGGCGGCCGAGTCACTCGGCCTCGAGCTCGCCACCCTCACCACACGCGCCTCGCACACACTCGGGAGCGCCACACCGCAACTGCGTGCCGCCTAA
- a CDS encoding error-prone DNA polymerase gives MSARAPGYAELHAHSAFSFLDGANQPEEMVIEAARLGLSAIGITDHNGLYGVVRFSEAARAAEIPALYGAELSLDAPVRPTGMPDPDGTHLLVLARGTEGYRRLSRSIGTAHLASGRKGEAIYRLPELADMAGGNWLVLTGCRKGAVRRALEPEPGRFDPDAARSELDQLVDLFGAENVAVEISDTGAPLDSTRNDALAELAGRARLPLVATGAVHYATPADQQLAHVLAAVRARSSLDELDGYLPASSSHLRSATEMLARHHRHPHAVATAAALAAECAFDLRLVAPNLPPCPVPDGHTEATWLRELTYRGARERYGPPEAEQHEGAYAMIEHELEVIIALDFPGYFLIVHEIVEFCRQAGILCQGRGSAANSAVCFALGITAVDAVRHQLLFERFLTPGRTGPPDIDLDIESGRREEVIQHVYARYGRTHAAQVANVISYRPRSAVRDAARAFGYDTGQQDAWSKSIEQWGSLPSSNSGGEETGAIPDHVIDVAEGMLRLPRHLGIHSGGMVLCDRPVIDVCPVEWATMPGRTVLQWDKDDCADAGLVKFDLLGLGMLTALRLAFTMIADEEGIELGLHSLPQDDSRVYDLLCAADTVGVFQVESRAQMATLPRLKPRSFYDIVVEVALIRPGPIQGDAVHPYINRRNKREKVTYLHPLLKPALEKTLGVPLFQEQLMQIAVDVASFTPDEADQLRRAMSSKRSAERMEALHQRLLDGMAANGVPLGIAEQIFDKLKAFADFGFPESHAYSFAYLVYASAWLKVHHPEAFYAGLLAAQPMGFYSPQSLVADARRRGVQVERASVVASGVQASIERTQAGRDVEGEATSGPRGEATSGSREEASGKAGQHWAEAADGGRPLSLAPRPSLALRLGLAPIRGVGEKTAQRIVAARERAPFADVADLARRVRLSTAQLEALATAGALADLARDRRQGLWLAGALAGESGRAHHGWIQEPLPLTAVGLDVPVLPAMDEVTTAVADVWATGISPSSFPTQFRRDELNERGVLRVSEVPGAGDGRRIQVAGVVTHRQRPGTARGVTFLSLEDETGLLNVICSAGLWQRYRKVALSSAALVVRGVVEHADDVTNLMADRIEVLSLRVPSRSRDFR, from the coding sequence ATGTCTGCCCGCGCGCCCGGTTACGCCGAACTGCACGCTCACTCGGCGTTCAGCTTCCTCGATGGTGCCAATCAGCCTGAGGAGATGGTGATCGAAGCCGCCCGGCTGGGGCTTTCCGCGATCGGGATCACCGATCACAACGGTCTCTATGGCGTGGTCCGCTTCTCCGAGGCTGCCCGTGCCGCAGAGATCCCTGCGCTCTATGGCGCCGAACTGAGCTTGGACGCTCCGGTGCGCCCCACCGGTATGCCCGACCCGGACGGTACCCACCTGCTCGTGCTCGCCCGCGGCACGGAAGGCTACCGGCGCCTCTCCCGCTCCATCGGAACCGCCCATCTGGCCAGCGGTCGCAAGGGGGAAGCCATCTATCGCCTGCCAGAACTCGCCGATATGGCCGGCGGCAACTGGCTCGTGCTCACCGGGTGCCGCAAGGGGGCCGTCCGGCGAGCCCTCGAACCCGAACCTGGGCGGTTCGACCCCGATGCCGCGCGGAGCGAACTGGACCAACTCGTGGACCTCTTCGGCGCCGAGAACGTGGCGGTGGAGATCAGCGATACCGGCGCCCCGCTCGATTCCACCCGCAATGATGCATTGGCAGAACTGGCCGGCCGAGCACGGCTCCCTCTGGTGGCCACCGGCGCAGTGCACTATGCCACGCCGGCCGATCAACAGCTCGCGCACGTACTCGCCGCGGTCCGCGCACGCTCCAGCCTGGACGAGCTCGACGGCTACCTCCCAGCAAGTTCCTCCCATCTGCGCAGCGCCACCGAGATGCTTGCCCGGCATCACCGGCACCCCCACGCCGTGGCCACCGCAGCAGCTCTCGCCGCCGAATGCGCCTTCGACCTGCGCCTGGTGGCGCCGAACCTGCCCCCGTGCCCCGTACCGGACGGGCACACCGAGGCGACCTGGTTGCGCGAGCTCACCTATCGCGGGGCACGTGAACGCTACGGCCCGCCCGAGGCCGAACAGCACGAGGGTGCCTACGCCATGATCGAACACGAACTCGAGGTGATCATCGCCCTCGATTTCCCCGGCTACTTCCTCATCGTCCACGAGATCGTGGAGTTCTGCCGCCAGGCGGGAATCCTCTGCCAGGGGCGTGGCTCGGCCGCGAACTCAGCAGTCTGTTTCGCCCTCGGCATCACCGCCGTGGACGCCGTGCGGCACCAGTTGCTGTTCGAACGGTTCCTTACCCCCGGCCGCACCGGCCCACCCGATATCGACCTCGATATCGAGTCCGGTCGTCGCGAGGAAGTCATCCAGCACGTATATGCCCGATATGGGCGCACCCACGCAGCCCAGGTGGCGAACGTGATCTCCTATCGGCCGCGCTCCGCCGTCCGCGACGCTGCTCGGGCATTCGGGTACGACACCGGTCAGCAGGACGCCTGGTCGAAATCCATCGAACAGTGGGGTTCGCTTCCCTCGAGCAATTCCGGCGGCGAGGAGACCGGTGCCATCCCGGACCACGTGATCGACGTTGCGGAGGGGATGCTCCGCCTGCCCCGGCACCTGGGGATCCACTCCGGCGGCATGGTGCTCTGCGACCGTCCCGTGATCGACGTGTGCCCCGTGGAGTGGGCGACCATGCCGGGGCGCACCGTGTTGCAGTGGGACAAAGACGACTGCGCCGACGCCGGGCTGGTGAAGTTCGATCTGCTCGGTCTGGGCATGCTGACCGCATTGCGGCTCGCGTTCACCATGATCGCCGACGAGGAAGGGATCGAACTGGGCCTGCACTCCCTTCCCCAAGACGATTCGCGCGTGTACGACCTCCTCTGCGCAGCCGACACGGTGGGCGTGTTCCAGGTGGAGTCCCGCGCCCAGATGGCCACCTTGCCCCGGCTCAAACCTCGCAGCTTCTACGACATCGTCGTCGAGGTCGCCCTGATCCGCCCCGGCCCGATCCAGGGCGACGCGGTGCACCCCTATATCAATCGCCGCAACAAACGGGAGAAGGTCACCTACCTGCATCCGCTGCTGAAACCGGCCTTGGAGAAGACTCTCGGGGTGCCGCTGTTCCAAGAACAGCTCATGCAGATCGCCGTCGATGTGGCCTCATTCACCCCGGATGAGGCCGACCAGTTACGGCGTGCGATGAGCTCCAAACGATCCGCGGAGCGGATGGAGGCCCTGCATCAACGTCTGCTGGACGGGATGGCGGCGAACGGGGTGCCTCTGGGCATCGCCGAGCAGATCTTCGACAAACTCAAAGCCTTCGCCGACTTCGGATTCCCCGAGTCCCATGCGTACTCCTTCGCCTACCTGGTTTACGCCAGCGCCTGGCTCAAGGTGCATCACCCCGAGGCGTTCTACGCCGGTCTGCTAGCCGCCCAGCCGATGGGGTTCTACTCCCCGCAGTCGTTGGTGGCCGACGCCCGCCGTCGCGGAGTACAGGTGGAACGGGCAAGCGTGGTCGCCTCGGGTGTGCAGGCGAGTATCGAGCGGACCCAGGCCGGGCGAGACGTTGAGGGAGAGGCCACGAGTGGGCCCAGGGGAGAGGCTACGAGCGGGTCCAGGGAAGAAGCCAGCGGGAAGGCCGGCCAGCACTGGGCAGAAGCGGCCGACGGCGGCCGGCCCCTCTCGTTGGCACCGCGCCCCTCATTAGCGCTGCGTCTTGGTCTGGCCCCGATCCGAGGCGTGGGAGAGAAGACCGCGCAGCGGATCGTCGCCGCCCGCGAACGTGCCCCATTCGCTGACGTGGCGGACCTGGCCCGCCGGGTGCGGTTGAGCACCGCTCAGCTCGAAGCGCTCGCGACGGCCGGTGCGCTCGCCGACCTGGCCCGCGACCGCCGTCAAGGACTTTGGCTGGCGGGTGCGCTCGCCGGGGAGAGCGGGCGGGCACACCACGGGTGGATACAAGAGCCCCTCCCGCTGACCGCCGTCGGGCTGGACGTGCCGGTACTGCCCGCGATGGACGAGGTGACCACGGCCGTGGCGGATGTGTGGGCCACCGGGATCTCGCCCTCGTCGTTTCCCACCCAGTTCCGCCGGGATGAACTGAACGAGCGGGGCGTCCTCCGGGTGAGTGAGGTGCCGGGCGCCGGTGACGGACGGCGGATCCAGGTGGCCGGAGTGGTGACCCACCGGCAGCGCCCCGGCACCGCCCGCGGGGTCACCTTCCTCTCCCTGGAGGACGAAACCGGCCTGCTGAACGTGATCTGCTCGGCCGGTCTGTGGCAGCGGTACCGCAAGGTGGCGCTCAGCAGCGCCGCCCTGGTGGTGCGCGGGGTGGTGGAACACGCCGACGACGTCACGAACCTCATGGCAGACCGGATCGAGGTGCTCAGCTTGAGGGTGCCGAGCCGGTCGCGGGACTTCCGATGA
- a CDS encoding HAD family hydrolase: protein MTLPLPAGVLFDMDGTLVDTEPHWQAAQKALAENNGTEWTQADFEASIGRPMERWAQILSARGVPGSIEQIIDHAVSFVSEMMRADMPWLPGAYELLTRLAAAGVPCGLVTNNAGVNARLLAEAAPAGSLQVLVSADDVTSPKPHPEPYLTAITRLGIDPARSIAFEDSSSGAMSAHGAGLNVWFINSHTADPGVPTSRMIGSPAEVTADDVRAALNEAPAHHP, encoded by the coding sequence GTGACCCTCCCACTTCCCGCCGGCGTCCTGTTCGACATGGACGGCACCCTCGTCGATACCGAACCGCACTGGCAGGCCGCCCAGAAGGCACTGGCCGAGAACAACGGCACCGAATGGACGCAGGCAGATTTCGAGGCCTCCATCGGCCGGCCGATGGAACGATGGGCACAGATTCTGAGCGCACGCGGAGTTCCAGGCAGCATCGAGCAGATCATCGACCACGCCGTCTCGTTCGTCTCCGAGATGATGCGTGCGGACATGCCGTGGCTGCCCGGCGCCTACGAACTCCTCACCCGGCTCGCCGCGGCCGGTGTCCCCTGTGGCCTGGTCACCAACAACGCCGGTGTGAATGCACGACTACTCGCCGAGGCCGCTCCGGCGGGATCTCTCCAGGTCCTGGTGAGCGCGGACGACGTCACCTCTCCGAAACCGCACCCGGAGCCCTACCTGACCGCGATCACCCGGCTCGGCATCGACCCGGCACGAAGTATCGCCTTCGAGGACTCCTCGTCCGGTGCCATGAGCGCGCACGGGGCCGGTCTGAACGTCTGGTTCATCAACTCCCACACCGCCGATCCGGGAGTCCCCACCTCGCGGATGATCGGCTCCCCGGCCGAGGTGACTGCCGACGACGTGCGCGCCGCCTTGAACGAAGCCCCAGCACACCACCCCTGA
- a CDS encoding ClpP family protease has product MNETLPLTERLADQLMQQRVIVISEEVDDPLAARVCSQLMLLSAQDPAADIALFIHSPGGSVPAGLAMYDTMRLIPNDVITLGMGLAASMGQVLLCAGTPGKRYALPHARILMHQGSAGLQGTAVDIAIQAENLEHTKTTMLALIAEHTGQPVERIERDSDRDRWFTAEQAQEYGFVDEIVTSMAQVIPGRRRAGLGAQR; this is encoded by the coding sequence ATGAACGAGACACTGCCGCTGACCGAGCGGCTCGCCGATCAACTCATGCAGCAACGCGTGATCGTCATTTCCGAGGAGGTCGATGATCCGCTTGCCGCCCGGGTGTGCAGCCAACTCATGTTGCTCTCCGCTCAGGATCCGGCCGCGGACATCGCCCTGTTCATCCACTCACCTGGCGGATCGGTACCGGCCGGACTGGCCATGTACGACACGATGCGGCTCATCCCCAACGATGTGATCACCCTCGGGATGGGGCTGGCCGCGAGCATGGGTCAGGTGCTGCTCTGCGCCGGTACTCCAGGTAAGCGTTACGCCCTCCCGCACGCCCGCATCCTCATGCATCAGGGGTCGGCCGGGTTGCAGGGCACCGCCGTGGACATCGCCATCCAGGCCGAGAACCTCGAGCACACCAAGACCACCATGCTGGCGCTGATCGCCGAACACACCGGGCAACCCGTGGAACGCATCGAACGCGACTCCGACCGGGACCGCTGGTTCACCGCCGAACAAGCCCAGGAGTACGGGTTCGTCGACGAGATCGTCACGTCGATGGCGCAGGTGATCCCGGGGCGTCGCCGGGCCGGGTTGGGGGCGCAGCGATGA
- a CDS encoding HNH endonuclease — MGEVGRSSEPSAEVDAAVTHVTHAAHPAPATYAAPTHVTHAAPATHATYAAHPTHSGAAAPLVVGSDLAEADCAELLRELEELNAAVAAAQARLAVHLDRMARIRQERAGLSAQRRGVGVAAQVGLARRVSPTRGAQLLGMAKALVNEMPHTHAALTRGQLSEWRATLLVRESACLTREDRATFDEQICADPDRFEGWGDRRLVAESRRLTARLDAAALARRARTAESERRVTIRPAPDTMAVLTAPLPVAQGVAVYAELGRAADTARATGDSRTRGQIMADTLVERVTGQSTAQGPPIEIQLVMTDRAVFDGDDEPVLVPEHGRVPAPWARELVRAALNDSRSAGSGSPEGNSTGVWMRRLFTDPSGRQLIAMESRARRAPAGLARFIRVRDGTCRTPWCDAPIRHTDHVVAYAMGGPTAAENLQGLCEACNYAKQAPGWRGDVEEMPTATGSTERVPESVGEGVAESVGEWASTEKQILTTTPTGHRYRSRAPDLPGVPAPRSTVRGLEQAMADLIRADRDGADQMRSDLTGLDATVLVPNCPWVRRSVRIGRTASAGSFDLLVPAA; from the coding sequence TTGGGCGAGGTCGGTAGGAGCAGTGAACCCAGCGCTGAGGTTGACGCAGCCGTCACCCACGTCACTCACGCCGCCCACCCCGCCCCTGCCACCTATGCCGCCCCCACCCACGTCACCCACGCCGCCCCTGCCACCCATGCCACCTATGCCGCCCACCCCACCCACTCTGGTGCCGCTGCTCCTCTCGTGGTCGGCAGCGATCTCGCGGAAGCGGACTGCGCCGAGCTGCTCCGTGAACTGGAGGAGCTCAACGCCGCGGTCGCTGCAGCACAGGCTCGTCTCGCCGTCCATCTTGACCGCATGGCACGGATCCGGCAGGAAAGAGCAGGACTGTCCGCGCAGCGGCGCGGCGTAGGAGTCGCGGCACAAGTGGGCTTGGCACGGAGAGTCTCGCCCACACGAGGTGCCCAGTTGCTCGGAATGGCGAAAGCACTGGTGAATGAGATGCCGCACACGCACGCGGCGCTCACTCGGGGCCAGTTGAGCGAGTGGCGAGCGACCCTGCTGGTCCGGGAGAGTGCCTGCCTGACTCGGGAGGATCGAGCGACATTCGACGAGCAGATTTGCGCCGACCCGGACCGGTTCGAGGGGTGGGGCGATCGCCGGTTGGTCGCCGAGTCGCGTCGGCTCACCGCCCGGCTGGACGCGGCTGCATTGGCCCGCCGGGCCCGGACCGCTGAGTCGGAGCGGCGGGTCACCATCCGTCCGGCACCCGACACGATGGCCGTGCTCACCGCACCATTGCCAGTTGCCCAGGGCGTTGCGGTGTACGCCGAGTTGGGGCGTGCCGCCGATACCGCCCGGGCCACCGGCGACTCACGTACCCGCGGTCAGATCATGGCCGACACGCTCGTGGAGCGGGTGACGGGTCAGAGCACGGCACAAGGCCCCCCGATTGAGATCCAGCTGGTGATGACGGATCGGGCTGTATTCGATGGTGATGATGAACCGGTCCTGGTGCCCGAACATGGCCGTGTGCCCGCCCCATGGGCTCGTGAGTTGGTCCGTGCGGCATTGAACGATTCGCGCTCGGCAGGATCCGGCTCGCCGGAGGGGAACTCGACCGGTGTCTGGATGCGTCGCCTGTTCACCGACCCGAGCGGTCGTCAGTTGATCGCCATGGAATCCCGTGCACGACGGGCTCCGGCGGGTTTGGCCCGGTTCATCCGGGTCCGAGACGGAACGTGCCGGACACCGTGGTGCGACGCACCGATCCGGCACACCGACCACGTGGTCGCGTACGCCATGGGCGGCCCGACCGCGGCCGAGAACCTCCAAGGGCTGTGTGAAGCCTGCAACTACGCCAAACAGGCGCCCGGGTGGCGCGGCGACGTGGAGGAGATGCCGACAGCGACAGGGAGCACAGAACGAGTCCCAGAGAGCGTCGGAGAGGGCGTCGCAGAGAGCGTCGGAGAGTGGGCGAGTACAGAGAAGCAGATCCTCACGACCACCCCGACCGGTCACCGCTACCGATCCCGGGCGCCAGATCTGCCTGGAGTGCCCGCACCGCGATCCACAGTGAGAGGCCTGGAGCAGGCGATGGCTGATCTGATCAGGGCCGATCGTGATGGCGCAGATCAGATGAGATCTGACCTGACTGGTCTTGATGCGACTGTTCTGGTCCCGAACTGCCCCTGGGTTCGCCGGAGCGTTCGCATTGGCCGCACTGCGTCGGCCGGCTCTTTCGACCTGCTCGTCCCGGCCGCGTAG